The region CAACAAGACCGGGAGCTGTTCCTGTTTCTGTAGAAGAGGAGCTTGAGAGGGTTATTCCAGTTATAAAGGCTGTAAGGAAGGAGCTTGGAGATAACTTTCTTATATCAGTAGATACATACAAATCAAAGGTTGCTGAAAGAGCTCTTGAAGAAGGAGCTGATATAGTGAACGATATAAGCGGGATGAGTTTTGATCCAGATATGGCTAAGGTTATAAGCAGATATGACTGTCCTGTTGTTATAAATCACACAAAGGGAAGACCTGACAGTATGCAGGAAAATGTTTACTACAATGATGTTGTTCTTGAGGTTATAGATTTTTTAGAGAATCAGATAGAGTATGGTATGAAGCACGGTATCAGGAAAGACAGGTTTATCATTGATCCAGGTATAGGTTTCGGTAAGTATGTTGAGCATAATGTTGAGATAATAAAAAGGCTGAAAGAGTTCAAAGTTCTGGGACACCCTGTACTTATAGGTATATCGAGGAAGTCTTTTATAGGTAGTATAATAAAGAATCTTCTTGGCAGGGATGAAACACCTTCTCCTGAGGAAAGGTTAAGCGGAAGTCTCGGTGCAACGGCAATAGCTGTTTTAAATGGAGCACACATAGTAAGAACACATGATGTTAAAGAGACAGTTGAGTTTTTAACATTAATAGACACTATCAGAGGTTACAGGGTTGTTTGAAAGTTTAGACTGGCTTGTTAATGTGATAACTTCAATAAAATGGTATGACGTAATAGATATACTGATCGTTGCTGTTATCATATACTACCTTCTTAAGTTCCTGATAGGAACAAGAGGCTGGCAGATACTTATCGGTATATTTTTCATACTTTCACTCTGGCTCCTTGCAAAGATACTACAGCTCAGAACTGTAGAATGGATATTTGATAATCTCTGGACGATAGGTATATTTCTCCTTATTGTTGTTTTCCAGCCTGAGATAAGGAGAGGTCTGGCAAAGATAGGTGAGACAGGGATTTTCAGAGGCCTTTTCCTCTCAAGGAAAAAGGTTATAGATGAGGTTATAAGGGCTGCAACATTTATGGCTGAAAGGAAGATAGGGGCTCTTATCGTTTTTGAGAGGACTATAGATCTTGATAACTATACAGAAGGTTGTGTAAAGCTTAATGCTGACACAAGTCTTGAGCTTTTAATATCAATATTCATACCACAGACACCATTACATGATGGTGCTGTTATAATCAGGGATCAGAAGATAGCCCTGGCAAGATGTTTTCTCCCTTTAACAATAAACCCGAACATACCAAAAAATATAGGAACGAGGCATAGGGCGGCTATAGGTATAACTGAGGAGACTGACGCTGTTGCTCTCGTTGTTTCAGAGGAAAGGGGAGAGATATCACTTGCTGTTGATGGAAAGCTTTATAAAGGTCTTGACTCTTTGACTTTAAGAAATAAGCTTATAGACCTTCTTGGAATAGAGAAGAGGGACACAGTTGAGGTTATACTGGGAAGATTTAAAAAAGGTAAAAAGGGTAAAAAATGGAAAAAATAAAAGGTATATTTTTGAATAACCTTCCACTTAAGATCCTCTCCCTTCTGGTTGCATTCCTTCTGTGGCTGAATATAACAAGTACGCAGAAGGCAAGGGTTGAGTTTTACAGTGATGTTGAGATAAAGCCTTACCCTAAGGACCTTGTTGTGGAACAGGTTCAGCCTGAGAAGGTTCTCATCATTATAGAAGGTCCAAAAAGTGCTCTCAGCAATGTAAATATATCCCAGATCCAGACATACGTTGATGGCTTTAAGCTTAAAGAGGGTGAAAATCTACTCCCTGTTGAGATATCAAAGGATCTTATAAAGAATTTCAAGATTATCTCCATATACCCTGACAGGGTGCTTGTGTATGCTAAAAAGAGAAAATGATAAAATATTCAGAAAAAAGGAGGTTCTGACGTTAGATGGTAAAGCTTAATATAAAA is a window of Persephonella marina EX-H1 DNA encoding:
- the folP gene encoding dihydropteroate synthase is translated as MNYRTHIIIEEKKKYKLIFPDPFYDPVYVEDEDQFKEVIKQLKSEGKGEIAKELTEKWVNIHKEHFKINYRGKFLNLGTKTAVMGILNLTPDSFSDGGIYYGDIEKAVERVAQMLEEGADIIDIGGESTRPGAVPVSVEEELERVIPVIKAVRKELGDNFLISVDTYKSKVAERALEEGADIVNDISGMSFDPDMAKVISRYDCPVVINHTKGRPDSMQENVYYNDVVLEVIDFLENQIEYGMKHGIRKDRFIIDPGIGFGKYVEHNVEIIKRLKEFKVLGHPVLIGISRKSFIGSIIKNLLGRDETPSPEERLSGSLGATAIAVLNGAHIVRTHDVKETVEFLTLIDTIRGYRVV
- the cdaA gene encoding diadenylate cyclase CdaA, giving the protein MFESLDWLVNVITSIKWYDVIDILIVAVIIYYLLKFLIGTRGWQILIGIFFILSLWLLAKILQLRTVEWIFDNLWTIGIFLLIVVFQPEIRRGLAKIGETGIFRGLFLSRKKVIDEVIRAATFMAERKIGALIVFERTIDLDNYTEGCVKLNADTSLELLISIFIPQTPLHDGAVIIRDQKIALARCFLPLTINPNIPKNIGTRHRAAIGITEETDAVALVVSEERGEISLAVDGKLYKGLDSLTLRNKLIDLLGIEKRDTVEVILGRFKKGKKGKKWKK